The proteins below are encoded in one region of Paenacidovorax monticola:
- a CDS encoding MetQ/NlpA family ABC transporter substrate-binding protein: MNKRSLLQSTLALALAAGFASGVLAQDKPLKIGVTAGPHAQIFEQVKKVAEKDGLKIQIVEFSDYVQPNAALAAGDLDANSYQHKPYLDAQIKDRGYKLVPVGYTVNFPIGLYSKKVKKLEDLKEGAKFGIPNDPTNGGRVLLVLQDKGLIKLKDGAGLKATPLDVVSNPKKLKFVELDAAQLARSLDDLDASAINTNFAISAGLNPKTDSIAQESAKSPYANLIAVREADKDKPWVAKLVKAYHSEEIRKFIEVEFKGAVLSAF, from the coding sequence GTGAACAAGCGTTCCCTGCTCCAATCGACCCTTGCGCTGGCCCTGGCCGCCGGCTTCGCGTCCGGCGTGCTCGCGCAGGACAAGCCCCTGAAGATCGGCGTGACGGCCGGCCCGCACGCCCAGATCTTCGAGCAGGTGAAAAAGGTCGCCGAGAAGGACGGGCTGAAGATCCAGATCGTCGAGTTCAGCGACTACGTGCAGCCCAATGCCGCGCTGGCCGCCGGCGACCTGGACGCCAACAGCTACCAGCACAAGCCCTACCTCGACGCGCAGATCAAGGACCGCGGCTACAAGCTCGTGCCGGTGGGCTACACGGTCAACTTCCCGATCGGCCTGTACTCCAAGAAGGTCAAGAAGCTCGAAGACCTGAAGGAGGGCGCCAAGTTCGGCATTCCCAACGACCCCACCAACGGCGGCCGCGTGCTGCTCGTGCTGCAGGACAAAGGCCTCATCAAGCTCAAGGACGGCGCGGGCCTGAAGGCCACGCCGCTGGATGTGGTGAGCAACCCCAAGAAGCTCAAGTTCGTCGAACTCGACGCGGCCCAGCTCGCCCGCTCGCTCGATGACCTGGACGCCTCGGCCATCAACACCAACTTCGCGATCTCGGCGGGCCTGAACCCCAAGACCGACTCCATCGCGCAGGAAAGCGCCAAGAGCCCCTACGCCAACCTCATCGCCGTGCGCGAGGCCGACAAGGACAAGCCCTGGGTGGCCAAGCTCGTGAAGGCCTACCACTCCGAGGAGATCCGCAAGTTCATCGAGGTGGAGTTCAAGGGCGCGGTGCTGTCCGCGTTCTGA
- a CDS encoding DUF6817 domain-containing protein — protein sequence MTTLPFQALDPDLFERARALLDDEWLARDADLAPVLPTVLARGVGQDWHKAGTFRHHLVGVARALALWRQPRDVRLLGLLHSVYGNAYVDLVKFDAASERGRLAALVGEGAEQLVYLFCTMSRTQFVQKVLAGEFEADGGLVLEKDGQPQRLSPYEVAAFTIVSMADAMEQWFSWQDDIFSRFPHVLQRPQTAHWAASLWPGPMRPSARMLHQIAALGLALQHPGLRGQLPLPPMFEQCTRPLAQADEAAATSLYWSVIQLDQPLVDLDAATAVLEQAVRHNPWVGEPQMVLAQLYLSARRPDDARRAAESALQAFSAWGNAWDKRVQWDAWIAWTRILLQSATTGTWPERLDRLNNVALRG from the coding sequence ATGACCACCCTGCCTTTCCAAGCCCTCGACCCCGATCTGTTCGAACGCGCGCGTGCGCTGCTCGACGACGAATGGCTGGCCCGCGACGCCGACCTGGCGCCCGTGCTGCCCACCGTGCTCGCGCGCGGCGTGGGGCAGGACTGGCACAAGGCCGGCACCTTCCGCCACCACCTCGTGGGCGTGGCGCGCGCGCTGGCGCTGTGGCGCCAGCCCCGGGACGTGCGCCTGCTCGGGCTGCTGCACAGCGTGTACGGCAATGCGTACGTGGACCTCGTCAAGTTCGACGCCGCGAGCGAGCGCGGCCGCCTGGCCGCGCTGGTGGGCGAAGGCGCCGAGCAGCTGGTCTACCTGTTCTGCACCATGAGCCGCACGCAGTTCGTGCAGAAGGTGCTGGCCGGCGAGTTCGAGGCCGACGGCGGCCTAGTGCTCGAAAAGGACGGCCAGCCGCAGCGCCTGAGCCCCTACGAGGTGGCGGCCTTCACCATCGTGAGCATGGCCGACGCCATGGAGCAATGGTTCAGCTGGCAGGACGACATCTTCTCGCGCTTTCCGCATGTGCTGCAGCGCCCGCAGACCGCGCACTGGGCGGCCTCGCTGTGGCCCGGCCCGATGCGGCCCAGCGCTCGCATGCTGCACCAGATCGCGGCCCTGGGGCTCGCGCTGCAGCACCCGGGCCTGCGCGGCCAACTGCCACTGCCCCCCATGTTCGAGCAGTGCACCCGGCCGCTGGCGCAGGCCGACGAGGCGGCCGCCACGTCGCTGTACTGGTCGGTGATCCAGCTCGACCAGCCGCTCGTGGACCTGGACGCCGCCACGGCCGTGCTGGAGCAGGCCGTGCGCCACAACCCCTGGGTGGGCGAGCCGCAGATGGTGCTGGCCCAGCTCTACCTGTCGGCGCGCCGGCCCGACGATGCCCGGCGCGCCGCCGAGAGCGCGCTGCAGGCCTTCAGCGCCTGGGGCAACGCCTGGGACAAGCGCGTGCAGTGGGACGCATGGATCGCGTGGACGCGCATCCTGCTGCAGTCCGCCACCACGGGCACCTGGCCCGAGCGGCTGGACAGGCTCAACAACGTGGCGCTGCGCGGCTGA
- a CDS encoding methionine ABC transporter ATP-binding protein — protein MSIPLHEPAPPVIRLDAVRKSFRLPGGAAFDAVHALSLDIPQGEIFGLVGKSGAGKSTLLRLINLLERPDAGRVSVAGHDLTTLGRRALREARQNIGMIFQQFNLLQNASVFDNVAFPLKIHGRHSRAEIDTRVRECLSIVGLGEKIDSHPAQLSGGQKQRVAIARALAPRPQVLLCDEPTSALDSETTRSILQTLRAINEQLGVTIVIVTHELPVVEALCRRVAILEHGRLAEQFELGAPGGERCTVLGREIDALVAQRGSRAPASISQPANDLRYA, from the coding sequence ATGAGCATTCCTCTCCATGAGCCCGCGCCGCCCGTGATCCGGCTCGACGCGGTGCGCAAGTCGTTCCGCCTGCCTGGCGGAGCGGCGTTCGACGCGGTGCACGCACTGTCGCTCGACATTCCCCAGGGCGAGATCTTCGGCCTGGTGGGCAAGAGCGGCGCGGGCAAGTCCACGCTGCTGCGCCTCATCAACCTGCTGGAGCGGCCCGATGCGGGGCGGGTGAGCGTCGCGGGGCACGACCTCACCACGCTCGGGCGCCGCGCGCTGCGCGAGGCGCGGCAGAACATCGGCATGATCTTCCAGCAGTTCAATCTGCTGCAAAACGCCTCGGTGTTCGACAACGTGGCCTTCCCGCTCAAGATCCACGGCCGCCACTCGCGCGCCGAGATAGACACCCGCGTGCGCGAATGCCTGTCCATCGTGGGCCTGGGCGAGAAGATCGACAGCCACCCCGCGCAGCTCTCGGGCGGCCAGAAGCAGCGCGTGGCCATCGCGCGCGCGCTGGCGCCGCGCCCCCAGGTGCTGCTGTGCGACGAGCCCACTTCGGCGCTCGACAGCGAGACCACGCGCAGCATCCTGCAGACGCTGCGCGCCATCAACGAACAGCTGGGCGTGACCATCGTGATCGTGACGCACGAGCTGCCCGTGGTCGAGGCGCTGTGCCGCCGCGTGGCCATCCTGGAGCATGGGCGCCTGGCTGAGCAGTTCGAACTGGGCGCGCCCGGCGGCGAGCGCTGCACCGTGCTCGGCCGCGAGATCGACGCGCTGGTGGCCCAGCGCGGCTCCCGCGCGCCCGCTTCCATCTCCCAACCCGCCAACGACCTGCGCTATGCCTGA
- a CDS encoding MetQ/NlpA family ABC transporter substrate-binding protein — protein MLKRTLLQSLALAALAPLAALAADKEVVIGVTAGPHAQIAEVAKRVAEKNGLKVKLVEFSDFIQPNAALAQGQLDANIYQHVPFLEAQNKDRGYKLVPVAPAVRQQMGVYSKKVKKLADLPEGARFGIPNDPTNGSRALLVLAEQKLIKLKDGAATRASVLDITDNPKKLKFIELEAAQLPRALGDLDAAAVNSSYAVAAGLSPTGDSLALENPNTPYVTVVIATRAGHEKDAGLQAFVKAYQSSEVKQFVDAQFKGAYTVAW, from the coding sequence ATGCTCAAACGTACCCTGCTGCAGTCGCTGGCCCTGGCCGCGCTCGCGCCGCTGGCCGCACTGGCCGCCGACAAGGAAGTGGTGATCGGCGTCACGGCTGGCCCGCATGCGCAGATTGCCGAGGTGGCCAAGCGCGTGGCCGAGAAGAACGGCCTCAAGGTCAAGCTCGTCGAGTTCAGCGATTTCATCCAGCCCAATGCCGCGCTCGCGCAGGGCCAGCTCGACGCCAACATCTACCAGCATGTGCCCTTCCTGGAGGCGCAGAACAAGGACCGCGGCTACAAGCTCGTGCCCGTGGCGCCCGCCGTGCGCCAGCAGATGGGCGTGTACTCGAAGAAGGTGAAGAAGCTCGCCGACCTGCCCGAGGGCGCGCGCTTCGGCATTCCCAACGATCCGACCAACGGCTCGCGCGCGCTGCTGGTGCTGGCCGAGCAGAAGCTCATCAAGCTCAAGGACGGCGCGGCCACGCGCGCCTCGGTGCTCGACATCACGGACAACCCCAAGAAGCTCAAATTCATCGAGCTGGAGGCGGCCCAGCTGCCGCGCGCGCTCGGCGACCTCGACGCCGCCGCCGTGAACAGCAGCTACGCCGTGGCTGCCGGCCTGTCGCCCACGGGCGATTCGCTCGCGCTCGAGAACCCGAACACGCCCTACGTGACGGTGGTGATCGCCACCCGCGCCGGCCACGAGAAGGATGCGGGCCTGCAGGCCTTCGTGAAGGCCTACCAGTCCAGCGAGGTCAAGCAGTTCGTGGACGCGCAGTTCAAGGGCGCCTACACGGTCGCCTGGTAA
- a CDS encoding methionine ABC transporter ATP-binding protein: protein MIDLRGITQIYQGPQGPVEALRGIDLHITPGEVFGIIGRSGAGKSSLVRVINLLNRPTKGEVFVAGRDLTKLNDAQLREARRDIGMVFQHFNLLSSRTVFDNAALPLELAGMGQAAIRERVGPLLELVGLSHLADRYPAQISGGQKQRVGIARALASRPKVLLSDEATSALDPETTRSILDLLRQVNRELGVTVVLITHQMQVIKQIADRVAVIEAGRIVEMGPVLDVFTRPQQAITRSLIDEIVPQELPASVMDHVRHLSAQLRSAGQGDVGQLLRLSYSGERAYQPILSRLIRDHGLDLSILHGQIDEIQDQTFGSLAVYASGDGQRLATAVAQLREGGVLVEEVPSAQ from the coding sequence ATGATCGATCTTCGGGGTATCACCCAGATTTACCAGGGCCCACAAGGCCCCGTCGAGGCCCTGCGCGGCATCGACCTGCACATCACGCCGGGCGAGGTGTTCGGCATCATCGGCCGCAGCGGCGCGGGCAAGAGCTCGCTGGTGCGCGTCATCAACCTGCTGAACCGGCCCACCAAGGGCGAGGTCTTCGTCGCGGGCCGCGACCTCACCAAGCTCAATGACGCACAGCTGCGCGAGGCGCGGCGCGACATCGGCATGGTGTTCCAGCACTTCAACCTGCTGTCCTCGCGCACGGTGTTCGATAACGCGGCGCTGCCGCTCGAACTCGCGGGCATGGGCCAGGCCGCGATCCGCGAGCGCGTGGGCCCGCTGCTCGAACTCGTGGGCCTGTCGCACCTGGCCGACCGCTATCCCGCGCAGATCAGCGGCGGGCAGAAGCAGCGCGTGGGCATTGCGCGCGCGCTGGCCAGCCGCCCCAAGGTGCTGCTGTCGGACGAGGCCACCTCGGCGCTCGACCCCGAGACCACGCGCTCCATCCTCGACCTGCTGCGCCAGGTGAACCGCGAGCTGGGCGTGACGGTGGTGCTCATCACGCACCAGATGCAGGTCATCAAGCAGATCGCCGACCGCGTGGCCGTGATCGAGGCGGGCCGCATCGTCGAGATGGGCCCCGTGCTCGACGTGTTCACGCGCCCGCAGCAGGCCATCACCAGGAGCCTGATCGACGAGATCGTGCCGCAGGAGCTGCCGGCCAGCGTGATGGACCATGTGCGCCACCTCTCCGCGCAGCTGCGCAGTGCGGGGCAGGGCGACGTGGGGCAGCTGCTGCGCCTGTCGTACTCGGGCGAGCGCGCCTACCAGCCCATCCTCTCGCGCCTGATCCGCGACCACGGGCTGGACCTGTCCATCCTGCATGGCCAGATCGACGAGATCCAGGACCAGACCTTCGGCTCGCTCGCCGTTTACGCGAGCGGCGACGGCCAGCGTCTGGCCACCGCCGTCGCGCAGTTGCGCGAGGGCGGGGTGCTGGTGGAAGAAGTGCCGAGCGCGCAGTAA
- a CDS encoding HAMP domain-containing protein produces the protein MTVRQRIILLIALAFAALGGIGGFALYQSQKGAREVKSVTEGVVPSTIQSVELAGQLKDIQIATLSMVAAPDKETAQRAHEELSARKAGLQKALQAQREQADSAAQRGLIQEAQASLDNYFAAIDDTARFKLAGQQEAAEAIMAATVDQYLREQGQMLEAVQVEKRRSKDQAIEALNQNLTDTSATLAVVTVVSVLGLAFIGYLLHRQIVHPIGEMEAKMTAIATSQDFTLRVPVTRQDEIGRSLMAFNTMVEKIQQSSELVRQKSADIQAMLHYIPQGILTLQPGGRIHPEFSEHLATLLGTRDIAGQRVADVVFAGAGLGPTPRTRPWPPSTRASARTR, from the coding sequence ATGACCGTACGGCAACGCATCATCCTTCTCATCGCCCTGGCCTTCGCCGCGCTCGGCGGCATCGGCGGCTTCGCGCTCTACCAGTCCCAGAAAGGGGCGCGCGAGGTCAAGTCCGTCACCGAGGGCGTGGTGCCCAGCACCATCCAGTCCGTGGAGCTCGCAGGGCAGCTCAAGGACATCCAGATCGCCACCCTGTCGATGGTCGCGGCCCCCGACAAGGAGACCGCGCAGCGCGCCCACGAGGAGCTGAGCGCGCGCAAGGCCGGCCTGCAGAAGGCGCTGCAGGCCCAGCGCGAGCAGGCCGACAGCGCCGCGCAGCGCGGCCTCATCCAGGAGGCGCAGGCCAGCCTGGACAACTACTTCGCGGCCATCGACGACACCGCGCGCTTCAAGCTCGCGGGCCAGCAGGAGGCGGCCGAGGCCATCATGGCGGCCACCGTGGACCAGTACCTGCGCGAGCAGGGGCAGATGCTCGAAGCGGTGCAGGTGGAAAAGCGCCGCAGCAAGGACCAGGCCATCGAGGCGCTCAACCAGAACCTCACGGACACCAGCGCCACGCTGGCCGTGGTGACCGTGGTGTCCGTGTTAGGCCTGGCCTTCATCGGCTACCTGCTGCACCGGCAGATCGTCCACCCCATCGGCGAGATGGAGGCGAAGATGACCGCCATCGCCACGAGCCAGGACTTCACGCTGCGCGTGCCGGTGACCCGCCAGGACGAGATCGGGCGCTCGCTCATGGCCTTCAACACCATGGTCGAGAAGATCCAGCAGAGCAGCGAGCTGGTACGCCAGAAAAGCGCCGACATCCAGGCCATGCTGCACTACATCCCGCAGGGCATCCTCACGCTCCAGCCCGGCGGCCGCATCCACCCCGAGTTCTCCGAGCACCTGGCCACGCTGCTGGGCACGCGCGACATCGCCGGCCAGCGCGTGGCGGACGTGGTCTTCGCCGGCGCCGGCCTGGGGCCGACGCCACGGACCAGGCCTTGGCCGCCATCGACGCGTGCATCGGCGAGGACGCGATGA
- a CDS encoding cupin domain-containing protein, with the protein MRTAVPDDLAAFVQALGVQWLRRPVDAAPALAALLAEPALGEDGKARVVAAVAPIVADECARHGYRSQDLVVLHPGTPGLEEALARFDQAHTHGDDEVRYILDGEGLFGFFDAAGRECVTRVGPGDYLRIPAGVEHRFTLTPARRIKALRLFSDTAGWVARYTGRAAAPLETLA; encoded by the coding sequence ATGCGCACCGCAGTGCCCGACGATCTCGCCGCCTTCGTGCAAGCCCTGGGCGTGCAGTGGCTGCGCCGCCCTGTGGACGCTGCGCCGGCCCTGGCCGCGCTGCTGGCCGAGCCCGCGCTCGGCGAGGACGGCAAGGCCCGCGTGGTGGCCGCCGTGGCGCCCATCGTGGCGGACGAATGCGCGCGCCACGGCTACCGCTCGCAGGACCTCGTGGTGCTGCACCCCGGCACTCCGGGGCTCGAAGAAGCCCTGGCGCGCTTTGACCAGGCGCACACGCACGGCGACGACGAGGTGCGCTACATCCTCGACGGCGAAGGGCTGTTCGGCTTCTTCGACGCGGCAGGCCGTGAGTGCGTGACGCGCGTGGGCCCGGGCGACTACCTGCGCATTCCGGCGGGCGTGGAGCACCGCTTCACGCTCACCCCCGCGCGGCGCATCAAGGCGCTGCGGCTCTTCTCCGATACTGCGGGCTGGGTGGCGCGCTACACGGGCCGCGCCGCCGCACCGCTGGAGACCCTTGCATGA
- a CDS encoding methionine ABC transporter permease translates to MFENFSEMMLELFATSLWETLIMVGISGVVGALIGIPLGVFLRLTDQGGVLENGPLNKTVGWIVNAVRSTPFIILLVAIIPFTRFITGSSIGTAAAVVPLTIAAAPFVARLVEASLREVDNGLIEAAQAMGATTGQIVWKVLLPEALPGIVAGLTITFVSLTGYSAMAGAIGGGGLGDLGIRYGYQRFLPDVMLAVVIVLIFFVQAVQSLGDWAVRRLSHR, encoded by the coding sequence ATGTTTGAGAATTTTTCGGAAATGATGCTGGAGCTGTTCGCCACCTCGCTGTGGGAGACGCTCATCATGGTGGGCATCTCGGGCGTGGTGGGCGCGCTCATCGGCATTCCGCTGGGCGTGTTCCTGCGCCTCACGGACCAGGGCGGCGTGCTGGAGAACGGCCCGCTCAACAAGACGGTGGGCTGGATCGTGAACGCCGTGCGCTCCACGCCGTTCATCATCCTGCTGGTGGCCATCATCCCGTTCACGCGTTTCATCACGGGCTCGTCCATCGGCACGGCCGCGGCCGTGGTGCCGCTGACCATCGCGGCCGCGCCGTTCGTGGCGCGCCTGGTGGAGGCCTCGCTGCGCGAGGTGGACAACGGCCTCATCGAGGCCGCCCAGGCCATGGGCGCCACCACGGGCCAGATCGTGTGGAAGGTGCTGCTGCCCGAGGCGCTGCCCGGCATCGTGGCGGGCCTCACCATCACCTTCGTGAGCCTCACGGGCTACTCGGCCATGGCCGGTGCCATCGGCGGCGGCGGCCTGGGCGACCTGGGCATCCGCTACGGCTACCAGCGTTTCCTGCCCGACGTGATGCTGGCCGTGGTGATCGTGCTGATCTTCTTCGTGCAGGCCGTGCAGAGCCTGGGCGACTGGGCCGTGCGGCGCCTGAGCCACCGCTAG